In one Cloacibacillus porcorum genomic region, the following are encoded:
- a CDS encoding TRAP transporter small permease — protein sequence MMIGILGAVVVCRYVLRVDLFGYDEIVMISAFWMYFIGSSYAMEKREHVRADILERLLPPRGKRYLRIFANLLQSLVAIETVHLSVAYVINGFKIWPTTSAWGLPLMTSMSAVTAGFVLMALYVIVQFLEEITTPVNESSPAKGEL from the coding sequence ATGATGATAGGGATACTTGGCGCGGTCGTCGTCTGCCGCTATGTGCTTAGAGTGGATCTCTTTGGATACGACGAGATCGTGATGATATCGGCATTTTGGATGTACTTCATTGGAAGTTCATACGCGATGGAAAAACGCGAGCATGTCAGGGCAGATATTCTGGAAAGACTACTTCCACCGAGAGGGAAAAGGTACCTTCGCATCTTCGCAAATCTGCTGCAATCCCTTGTCGCGATAGAGACGGTACACCTCTCTGTTGCCTATGTAATCAACGGGTTCAAAATTTGGCCGACGACGTCTGCATGGGGACTTCCTCTGATGACGTCGATGAGTGCGGTCACTGCCGGTTTTGTACTGATGGCGCTCTATGTAATAGTACAGTTCCTTGAAGAGATAACGACGCCTGTCAACGAGTCATCGCCTGCGAAAGGAGAGTTGTAG
- a CDS encoding nicotinate-nucleotide--dimethylbenzimidazole phosphoribosyltransferase, with protein sequence MFLLFISETALAKIPGLSAAGANLDALPYTAPADADMLFYDRPKVAPSLPFDPFGHPSPALVTRASLLEAGFDAATVRVGTSIAPASPHETISEDIGRDMRFEAAVPGYEEIARRSAELAAGLDKNIKQVVLAESVPGGTTTALLVLRALGHVGTVSSAGPENPLSLKEQIWRDTAKRLGIKEGGMKGLGLKAAAELGDPMQVAVAAYAAALPDEVKVTLAGGTQMMAVAALLRDMGVERDILVATTKYVHIDPTSCLEEYAAKIGVRWYAAPLDFTKSRFPGLADYEKGFIKEGVGAGGAVWYAQQLGVSMERIQSRTEALYEKMLDEG encoded by the coding sequence ATGTTTCTGTTGTTCATCAGCGAGACGGCATTAGCCAAAATTCCTGGACTCTCCGCCGCAGGTGCAAATCTTGACGCACTGCCCTACACCGCGCCGGCGGATGCCGACATGCTCTTCTATGATCGTCCGAAGGTCGCACCATCACTGCCGTTCGACCCATTCGGTCACCCCTCTCCTGCGCTGGTCACCCGCGCCTCACTGCTTGAGGCCGGCTTTGACGCGGCCACAGTAAGAGTCGGTACCTCGATAGCCCCCGCCTCTCCGCATGAGACGATCAGCGAGGATATTGGTCGCGATATGCGCTTCGAGGCGGCGGTTCCCGGCTATGAAGAGATTGCGCGGCGCTCTGCGGAGCTGGCCGCGGGACTTGATAAAAATATAAAACAGGTCGTGCTCGCTGAGTCGGTTCCCGGCGGCACAACTACGGCTCTGCTGGTGCTGCGCGCCCTTGGACATGTCGGCACCGTATCCTCCGCGGGACCGGAAAACCCCCTGTCGCTGAAAGAGCAGATATGGCGTGACACGGCGAAGCGACTCGGCATCAAAGAGGGCGGCATGAAAGGCTTGGGCCTCAAAGCCGCCGCAGAGCTGGGCGATCCCATGCAGGTGGCGGTGGCCGCCTATGCCGCCGCGCTGCCGGATGAGGTAAAAGTAACGCTCGCCGGCGGCACGCAGATGATGGCGGTGGCGGCGCTGCTGCGCGACATGGGCGTGGAGCGCGATATTCTGGTGGCGACGACGAAATATGTCCACATCGATCCAACCAGCTGCCTTGAAGAATATGCCGCAAAAATCGGCGTGCGCTGGTACGCGGCGCCGCTCGACTTCACGAAGTCACGCTTCCCAGGGCTTGCCGATTACGAAAAGGGTTTCATCAAAGAGGGCGTTGGCGCCGGCGGCGCGGTGTGGTATGCACAGCAGCTGGGAGTCTCGATGGAGAGAATACAGTCGCGTACCGAGGCGCTCTACGAAAAGATGCTCGACGAGGGCTAG
- a CDS encoding FAD-dependent oxidoreductase yields MANVVIIGSGGAGLTAAIAARRAGADVMVISKTAAAVASCTAYSAGLFSLACGGVSPRDQYEKLLKTGYRLNDRALLETLTEESCAALEEIASLGVTLEFQKGRASARATAKNELMGGSGLVEQLVRIAKECGVKFIEWSVAREIFTCGGRARGVSVTNWRGRRSLALPADAVVLATGGAGRIYSHTDNPERMTGDGYALALAAGLKLRDMEFVQFYPVGWAQENFPMWMADTTLGDFIRVTDAEGREFLPDAYREWGVKDGKECNYFARDKLSLLLARKDREGGVFAHIEETPAALWDDPGFLYALTLPREFFMGRKEPLRIAPLEHYFCGGVEIGTSGETGVEGLYACGEVTGGIDGANRMGGNALAHIVTFGLRAGRAAAKHPHEMPKEFPAREAGELLSADGRPVAEIRRELQRKAWQSIGPIRRADEISDFLLYIESIKKEKLKAETPQERLLALEMPGLTASAEAVAKAALARKESVGAHYIV; encoded by the coding sequence ATGGCGAATGTTGTGATAATAGGCAGCGGCGGCGCAGGTCTTACCGCGGCGATCGCCGCGCGCCGCGCGGGAGCCGACGTTATGGTCATATCCAAGACGGCCGCGGCCGTCGCCTCCTGTACGGCCTATTCCGCGGGACTTTTTTCTCTGGCCTGCGGCGGCGTTTCGCCTCGGGATCAGTACGAGAAACTCTTAAAGACGGGATACCGTCTCAACGACCGCGCCCTGCTTGAAACGCTGACCGAAGAGAGCTGCGCCGCGCTTGAAGAGATCGCCTCCTTGGGCGTGACGCTCGAATTTCAAAAAGGACGCGCGAGCGCCCGCGCCACCGCGAAGAACGAGCTCATGGGCGGCAGCGGACTCGTGGAGCAGCTGGTGCGGATCGCGAAAGAGTGTGGCGTCAAGTTTATTGAATGGTCCGTCGCACGCGAGATATTTACCTGCGGAGGACGTGCCCGCGGAGTCTCCGTAACGAACTGGCGCGGCAGACGGAGCCTCGCGCTCCCGGCGGACGCCGTAGTACTCGCTACCGGGGGAGCCGGACGCATCTACAGCCATACCGACAACCCAGAACGCATGACCGGCGACGGCTACGCGCTCGCGCTTGCCGCGGGACTTAAACTGCGGGATATGGAATTCGTTCAGTTCTATCCTGTCGGCTGGGCGCAGGAGAACTTTCCCATGTGGATGGCGGACACCACTCTCGGAGATTTCATCCGCGTCACTGACGCGGAGGGAAGGGAATTTCTTCCCGATGCCTACCGCGAGTGGGGCGTGAAGGACGGCAAAGAGTGCAACTACTTTGCCCGTGACAAACTCTCGCTGCTGCTCGCGCGTAAAGACCGCGAAGGCGGGGTCTTCGCCCACATTGAGGAGACGCCTGCGGCGCTGTGGGACGACCCCGGATTTCTCTACGCACTCACGCTGCCGCGGGAATTTTTTATGGGACGCAAAGAGCCGCTGCGCATCGCGCCGCTGGAACACTATTTCTGCGGCGGCGTCGAGATCGGAACCAGCGGCGAGACCGGTGTGGAGGGACTTTACGCCTGCGGCGAAGTGACCGGCGGCATCGACGGCGCGAACCGTATGGGCGGAAACGCGCTCGCGCACATCGTGACCTTCGGACTGCGTGCGGGCCGCGCGGCGGCCAAACATCCGCATGAGATGCCGAAAGAATTTCCCGCAAGAGAGGCGGGTGAGCTTCTTTCCGCGGACGGCCGCCCCGTCGCCGAAATCCGCAGAGAGCTGCAAAGAAAAGCCTGGCAGTCGATCGGCCCCATCCGCCGCGCGGACGAAATATCGGATTTCCTTCTATATATAGAAAGTATCAAAAAAGAGAAGCTAAAGGCGGAGACCCCGCAGGAGCGCCTTCTGGCTCTGGAAATGCCCGGACTCACCGCAAGCGCCGAAGCGGTGGCAAAGGCCGCGCTGGCAAGAAAAGAGTCGGTGGGGGCGCATTATATCGTTTGA
- a CDS encoding glycyl radical protein, with protein sequence MEKEYMKRIEYLKNRVIAIRPEVDLEPAVLLTKSFKSTGGQPWVLRKAKGVKYQCENKSVTIWPKELIVGCSGSKIRGGIVSADSCWSVLDQELETISTRSYDPFFISEAEKEIFLREIKPFWEGRSIFEEWVAQIPEDVRNLKDNGAIFIDRKFVRGWGEVTAGYTDVINEGILSICRRIKEKMAVLDTTIPGDYEKEIYYKALLATAEGVIALAERYSAEAARLAATEEDAERRAELLEISRICAKVPAYPADSFYEAVQSAYLYHIVIVMEQNAASYNMGRMDQYLYPFYNADLEAGRITEEKAQELLDCLWVKLSEPCLFQDCISAQFSAGYPMFQNICAGGVDHTGGDAVNDLSYMLLQATMDVQLYQPSLSVRYSMAKNPNSFLKKVVELIKLGTGFPAFHCDEVGTAMMMNKGVPLREAYNWNPCGCVETNLEGKMCGFTAFADLNLGSMVELALLNGSSRKYGRFVSLETGDPTKFETYDEFEAAVKEQINYGIRCIVKGSHIVDYVSKRRPVPTLSLTHRECVENAVDYADGGAKYHVGNGIDMIGVADLINSLAAVKTLVFDEKKLSMRRLLGAMADNFANEPEIHKLCLDAPKYGNDIGWVDRMGAELFTYIADEIESYKSHRGTMSPGILPVSGNTPFGLEVGALPSGRVAWKPLSDGLSPMCGTDMEGPTAILKSISKIPHDRFMQGTLLNMKIMPDFLDSEDGVAAMMSLLKGLCSLGVFHVQFNVVDQEKLLDAQRHPENYKGLLVRVAGYTAFFVELDKNVQDDIIARTTIANVA encoded by the coding sequence ATGGAGAAAGAATATATGAAACGAATAGAATATCTTAAAAACAGGGTGATCGCAATCCGCCCCGAGGTTGACCTTGAGCCGGCGGTACTGCTGACAAAGAGTTTTAAAAGTACAGGTGGTCAGCCCTGGGTTTTACGTAAGGCGAAGGGCGTCAAATATCAGTGTGAGAATAAAAGCGTTACGATATGGCCGAAGGAACTGATCGTGGGGTGCTCCGGCAGCAAAATCCGCGGCGGCATCGTCTCCGCCGACAGCTGCTGGTCCGTACTTGACCAGGAGCTTGAAACGATAAGCACAAGGAGTTACGATCCCTTCTTTATTTCAGAGGCGGAGAAGGAGATATTTCTCAGAGAGATAAAACCATTCTGGGAGGGGCGCTCGATTTTTGAGGAGTGGGTCGCGCAGATACCGGAGGATGTAAGAAATCTTAAGGATAACGGCGCGATCTTCATTGACCGCAAGTTTGTCCGAGGCTGGGGAGAGGTTACCGCCGGTTATACCGACGTCATAAACGAGGGAATACTATCCATTTGCAGACGCATAAAAGAGAAAATGGCGGTTCTCGATACCACGATTCCAGGTGATTATGAAAAAGAGATCTACTACAAAGCTCTTCTGGCCACAGCTGAAGGTGTGATCGCGCTTGCCGAACGCTATTCCGCTGAGGCTGCGCGCCTCGCAGCGACTGAGGAAGACGCGGAGAGGAGGGCGGAACTGCTGGAGATATCGCGGATATGTGCGAAGGTACCGGCATATCCGGCTGATAGCTTTTATGAGGCTGTCCAGTCTGCCTATCTCTACCACATTGTGATCGTGATGGAGCAGAACGCAGCCAGTTACAATATGGGCAGGATGGACCAATATCTCTACCCCTTCTACAATGCGGATCTGGAGGCTGGCAGGATCACCGAAGAAAAGGCGCAAGAGCTGCTGGATTGCCTGTGGGTCAAACTCTCGGAGCCCTGTCTATTTCAGGACTGTATCTCCGCTCAGTTTTCCGCCGGTTACCCGATGTTCCAGAATATCTGCGCGGGCGGTGTCGATCATACCGGCGGCGACGCGGTGAATGACCTCTCTTACATGCTGCTACAGGCGACGATGGATGTGCAGCTCTATCAGCCCTCTCTCTCCGTCCGCTACAGTATGGCTAAGAATCCCAACAGTTTTCTTAAGAAGGTTGTGGAGCTCATCAAGCTTGGCACAGGTTTCCCCGCCTTCCATTGCGATGAGGTGGGTACGGCAATGATGATGAACAAGGGGGTGCCGCTGCGTGAAGCCTATAACTGGAATCCCTGTGGCTGTGTGGAGACGAATCTTGAGGGTAAGATGTGCGGCTTTACCGCCTTTGCGGATCTCAACCTTGGTTCGATGGTGGAGCTTGCTCTGCTTAACGGATCCTCCAGGAAATATGGTAGGTTTGTCTCGTTGGAGACTGGAGACCCGACGAAATTCGAGACCTATGATGAATTCGAGGCTGCCGTCAAAGAGCAGATAAATTATGGTATCAGATGTATTGTTAAGGGAAGCCATATCGTTGACTATGTCAGTAAAAGAAGGCCTGTACCTACCCTTTCGCTGACGCACCGCGAATGTGTGGAGAACGCAGTTGACTATGCGGATGGCGGCGCCAAGTATCATGTTGGGAACGGTATCGACATGATCGGTGTCGCGGACCTCATAAACAGCCTCGCGGCGGTAAAGACTCTCGTCTTTGATGAAAAGAAGCTTTCCATGCGCCGGTTGCTTGGCGCCATGGCCGATAACTTTGCGAATGAGCCGGAGATACATAAGCTCTGCCTTGACGCCCCGAAGTATGGCAACGATATCGGCTGGGTTGACAGGATGGGTGCGGAGCTGTTCACCTATATCGCCGACGAGATCGAAAGTTATAAGAGCCACAGGGGAACGATGAGTCCAGGTATCCTGCCCGTATCCGGCAACACTCCATTCGGTCTTGAGGTTGGCGCGCTGCCTTCGGGGCGCGTCGCCTGGAAGCCGCTCAGCGACGGTCTGAGTCCTATGTGCGGCACGGATATGGAGGGGCCTACCGCGATACTCAAGTCAATATCAAAGATACCTCATGACCGTTTTATGCAGGGTACCCTGCTGAACATGAAGATTATGCCGGATTTCCTTGACAGCGAGGATGGCGTTGCCGCAATGATGAGCCTGCTGAAAGGGCTCTGCTCGCTGGGAGTATTCCATGTACAGTTCAACGTTGTGGATCAGGAAAAACTTCTTGACGCCCAGAGGCATCCCGAAAATTATAAGGGGCTGCTTGTGCGGGTGGCCGGTTATACGGCCTTCTTTGTGGAGCTTGATAAGAACGTTCAGGACGATATCATTGCCAGAACTACCATTGCCAATGTGGCTTAG
- the dctP gene encoding TRAP transporter substrate-binding protein DctP: MKCNTKNIVVIISVFIVSFVILTINCDAAYAKRRLKFYAPYPADSYTSQALEELTKMIKEKTDGEIDFKVFPSGQLCTYEDSIEEVRAGTIDASFTWLTKRYHPKLDIGNLPGLCTNGFPEYELMFLDSNSPFCKLIEQYSNEAGFVSLGGWVDPRIGFILSKIPQNVKNNEKKNISLRVPAMPSVRDMAGVMGYNTVTMDYAEVFSAIQTGQIDGASNIPAEDAYLQARDMIKCFDANNMGSTPGWLIINKDLWESFGEKNRKIVQECIAVQLKKWVPVARTIEEKYEKKLEEHGVKVIKYSTEECIKRSAEVRAKVWPKYANVYGKDTLKMLEEAVISNQKKLSGK, encoded by the coding sequence GTGAAGTGTAATACTAAAAATATCGTAGTAATTATCAGTGTGTTTATTGTCTCTTTTGTAATATTAACCATAAATTGTGATGCTGCTTATGCAAAAAGACGCTTAAAATTTTACGCACCATATCCGGCAGACAGTTATACAAGCCAGGCGCTTGAAGAGTTAACAAAGATGATAAAAGAAAAGACAGACGGAGAGATAGATTTTAAAGTTTTTCCTTCAGGACAGCTCTGCACGTATGAAGATTCGATAGAAGAAGTTAGAGCTGGTACTATCGACGCTTCTTTTACGTGGCTGACAAAAAGATATCACCCGAAACTCGATATAGGAAACCTTCCCGGGTTATGCACCAACGGATTCCCGGAATATGAGCTTATGTTTCTTGATTCCAATTCTCCATTTTGCAAACTCATTGAGCAATACTCTAATGAGGCTGGTTTTGTGAGCCTCGGTGGCTGGGTTGACCCCAGAATAGGATTTATTCTCAGTAAAATCCCGCAAAATGTCAAAAATAATGAAAAAAAGAATATCTCCTTGAGGGTACCGGCGATGCCGTCTGTAAGAGATATGGCGGGCGTGATGGGGTATAACACCGTAACGATGGATTATGCCGAGGTTTTCAGTGCCATCCAAACTGGACAGATAGACGGAGCGTCAAATATTCCCGCGGAGGACGCCTATCTGCAGGCTCGGGACATGATCAAATGCTTTGACGCCAATAACATGGGATCGACGCCGGGGTGGCTGATTATCAACAAGGACCTATGGGAGTCCTTTGGAGAGAAAAACCGCAAAATCGTCCAGGAATGCATAGCGGTACAGCTGAAAAAATGGGTCCCAGTAGCCAGAACCATCGAGGAAAAATACGAGAAGAAACTTGAGGAACATGGCGTAAAGGTCATTAAGTACTCCACCGAAGAATGTATAAAGCGCAGCGCGGAAGTCAGGGCTAAAGTATGGCCGAAGTATGCCAACGTTTACGGTAAAGACACCCTTAAAATGCTTGAAGAAGCTGTGATCAGCAATCAGAAGAAACTGTCGGGCAAATAG
- a CDS encoding TRAP transporter large permease, whose amino-acid sequence MLPFAILVIILGLLIGMYLPYVFVLAALFLIHSIGYEDSFLMKYGYSVCNSLVLLCVPLFIAVGLVMERRGIGKCLVNFVGIFVGRIKGGLAIVAVVACAAFGSIAGSSLATLSCISSIMLPRFEESGYPKAYVATLLTSACPLGLLIPPSAHMILYSWAGRQPLLACFLATVGPGIMLVIMLSIVSLIIMRNDPNIKVRPKMPARNFIKMAKDDTFAAVPALLMPVIVLGGIYSGTFTPTEAAAIAIIYSVPVGFFIYKQLTMKKLYHTFVETASTTGVIMVMIFCVMMLSRIYIMEDMPGMISDFLRSFSDDKTIILLGVNIVILIMGMIMDDTSCLLLGTPILLPVVQSFGVDPIHFAAIMGVNVAIGLLTPPTAPALYFGIQVTKTPLSAMLKPNMILLVTCWLPTLIAVTYFPDLALWLPRLVLGN is encoded by the coding sequence ATGCTTCCGTTTGCGATATTGGTGATAATCTTAGGCCTGCTTATAGGGATGTATCTCCCCTATGTCTTTGTATTGGCGGCTCTTTTCCTGATACATTCGATAGGTTATGAGGACAGCTTCCTCATGAAATATGGATACAGCGTCTGTAATTCGCTGGTGCTGCTTTGCGTGCCGCTCTTTATTGCGGTTGGTCTGGTTATGGAGCGAAGAGGTATTGGCAAATGTCTCGTTAACTTTGTTGGAATCTTTGTCGGACGTATAAAGGGAGGCCTTGCGATTGTCGCCGTAGTTGCCTGCGCGGCTTTTGGGTCGATAGCTGGGAGTAGTCTTGCGACTCTCTCGTGTATAAGTAGCATCATGCTTCCGCGTTTTGAAGAGTCCGGATACCCTAAGGCTTACGTTGCCACGCTGCTTACGAGCGCCTGTCCTCTGGGGCTGCTCATACCTCCAAGCGCCCACATGATACTTTATTCATGGGCCGGGCGGCAGCCGCTTCTCGCCTGTTTCCTGGCCACCGTCGGGCCAGGAATAATGCTGGTCATCATGCTTTCCATAGTCAGTCTGATCATCATGAGGAACGATCCCAACATAAAGGTACGTCCTAAGATGCCGGCGAGAAACTTTATAAAAATGGCAAAGGACGATACCTTTGCCGCTGTACCCGCGCTTCTGATGCCGGTGATAGTCCTCGGAGGTATATACAGCGGAACGTTTACTCCTACTGAGGCTGCCGCGATTGCGATAATTTATTCCGTGCCGGTTGGATTTTTCATCTATAAGCAATTAACGATGAAGAAGCTTTATCACACATTTGTGGAGACGGCTTCGACCACAGGTGTGATCATGGTAATGATATTCTGTGTCATGATGCTGAGCCGTATATACATAATGGAGGATATGCCGGGGATGATCTCAGATTTCCTGAGAAGTTTTTCCGATGATAAGACGATAATCCTGCTGGGTGTCAATATTGTGATCCTTATTATGGGTATGATAATGGACGATACAAGCTGCCTCCTTTTGGGAACGCCGATCCTGCTGCCGGTAGTGCAGAGTTTTGGCGTAGACCCGATACATTTTGCTGCGATAATGGGCGTAAATGTGGCGATTGGCTTGCTGACACCCCCCACCGCCCCAGCGCTCTATTTCGGTATTCAGGTTACAAAAACACCGCTGTCGGCGATGCTGAAGCCAAATATGATCTTATTAGTTACATGCTGGCTGCCTACTCTAATAGCAGTCACCTATTTTCCAGACCTGGCACTATGGCTGCCGCGGCTAGTACTTGGTAACTAG
- a CDS encoding V-type ATP synthase subunit D, whose amino-acid sequence MASKLAPTRGNLVRLTRDMAMAQSGHDLLDQKRQVLMMELVHYIDSAKKLQEDVSKVFKDAYEALQKANISLGIDTVEDISESVPITSNITVRLRSVMGVEIPDVDPLSAETIPSYSFHGSSGAMDAAYAKFRRVMVLVAQLAEIETSVYRLAVQIRKTHRRVNALEKVVIPQDKAEINFISDVLEEGEREDFTRMKLAQKKIKE is encoded by the coding sequence GTGGCTTCAAAACTTGCACCAACACGAGGAAACCTTGTCAGGCTCACACGCGATATGGCGATGGCCCAGTCAGGTCACGACCTCCTCGACCAGAAGCGCCAAGTGCTGATGATGGAGCTGGTTCATTATATAGACTCGGCAAAAAAGCTTCAGGAGGATGTCTCCAAGGTGTTCAAAGATGCGTACGAGGCGCTCCAAAAGGCGAACATATCTCTCGGCATCGACACTGTGGAGGATATCTCGGAGTCCGTTCCGATCACCTCTAATATCACAGTGCGCCTTCGCTCGGTGATGGGGGTGGAGATCCCCGACGTGGACCCTTTGAGCGCCGAGACTATCCCCAGCTATTCCTTCCACGGCTCTTCGGGAGCGATGGATGCGGCCTATGCGAAGTTTCGCCGCGTGATGGTACTGGTGGCGCAGCTCGCCGAGATCGAAACGAGCGTCTACCGTCTGGCGGTCCAGATACGAAAGACCCACAGGCGCGTCAACGCCCTTGAGAAGGTGGTCATCCCTCAGGACAAGGCGGAGATAAACTTTATCAGCGACGTCCTGGAAGAGGGAGAGCGTGAGGACTTCACGCGAATGAAGCTCGCGCAGAAAAAGATAAAGGAATAG